Proteins encoded by one window of Brevibacterium atlanticum:
- a CDS encoding LysR family transcriptional regulator produces the protein MDIRQLRQFLAIVDTGSFTKAADSLLVAQPSLSQTIKGLERELGVTLFHRVGRRVTLSEAGREFEGPARLVVRDLETAEAHVRGLRGLRSGRVQIAAMPTPSIEPLTSLLSTFSRDHPHITFDLNGTFTVDETIEAVRHGRSEIGLLGGRGPLSVADLRVVPLADQPLMLAHSPLTSGITGAEAVDPASLSGSRFIVSHSGSFMRSYVDELIADGIEIEIVAEVAHRNAILPLVRAGIGLAVLPSSWQAFADAEEVGLAPIVGAPALQVSAVSRTEGLTPAAARLLELAAELDT, from the coding sequence ATGGACATCCGTCAACTCCGCCAGTTCCTCGCCATCGTCGACACCGGGAGCTTCACCAAGGCAGCGGACTCGCTCCTCGTTGCGCAGCCGTCATTGTCACAGACGATCAAGGGACTCGAGCGGGAGCTCGGGGTCACGCTGTTCCATCGCGTCGGACGCAGGGTCACCCTCAGCGAGGCGGGCAGGGAGTTCGAAGGTCCGGCCCGGCTCGTCGTTCGCGACCTCGAAACCGCCGAGGCGCATGTGCGGGGACTGCGCGGACTGCGTTCCGGGCGGGTTCAGATCGCTGCGATGCCCACCCCGAGCATCGAACCGCTCACCTCGCTGCTGTCGACCTTCTCCCGCGACCACCCGCATATCACCTTCGATCTCAACGGCACGTTCACGGTCGACGAGACGATCGAGGCGGTCCGGCACGGCCGCAGTGAGATCGGGCTCCTCGGCGGCCGGGGTCCGCTGTCGGTCGCCGACCTCCGCGTCGTCCCGCTGGCCGACCAGCCGCTCATGCTCGCACACAGCCCTCTCACCTCCGGGATCACCGGCGCCGAGGCGGTCGATCCGGCATCGCTGTCCGGCTCCCGTTTCATCGTCTCCCATTCCGGCTCATTCATGCGGTCGTACGTCGATGAGCTCATCGCCGATGGAATCGAGATCGAGATCGTCGCCGAGGTTGCCCACCGGAACGCCATCCTCCCCCTGGTCAGGGCCGGCATCGGCCTTGCCGTCCTCCCCTCGTCGTGGCAGGCCTTCGCCGACGCCGAAGAGGTGGGTCTCGCCCCGATCGTCGGAGCCCCCGCCTTGCAGGTATCGGCAGTATCACGCACCGAGGGACTCACTCCGGCGGCGGCTCGACTCCTTGAACTCGCCGCTGAGCTCGACACATGA
- a CDS encoding class I SAM-dependent methyltransferase produces the protein MNDYLRTLTARRQSWFGLKLPVKAALAQPFLHPVLRTIAPRVKGLKIGRLPAPIELTEVRGRSGGADFYLVEPFRCEIAKEFYWGRGRRTEPEDAFALDLMVDLSTDAEVFLDIGAYTGVFTMAILAANPRTRAHTFEIIPAVVAGIEKNLERNGFTDRVTVHPTGVGSPDTWMKVPLGDGGSALPSFYSADMDFDSDAEVRFTSLDDLLPELLEENPGLDRAVEPATESGGAWAKTSAAGMNTDVPDHSRVTVKIDVEGGENEVFANGQEFLDTFHPDILCEVLDDRARPRELMGHLGGHGYHYYLVGEDRLFARRTIRPDPQLRDWLFTLKSPDQMRAAGYPVD, from the coding sequence ATGAACGACTACCTGCGCACGCTCACCGCGCGCAGACAGTCCTGGTTCGGCCTCAAACTTCCGGTCAAGGCCGCCCTGGCCCAGCCGTTCCTCCACCCCGTTCTGCGCACGATCGCGCCCCGCGTCAAAGGGCTCAAGATCGGGCGCCTGCCCGCCCCGATCGAACTGACCGAGGTCCGCGGGCGATCCGGCGGCGCCGACTTCTACCTCGTCGAACCCTTCCGCTGCGAGATCGCCAAGGAGTTCTACTGGGGCCGTGGCAGACGCACCGAGCCCGAGGATGCCTTCGCCCTCGACCTCATGGTCGACCTCAGTACCGACGCCGAGGTGTTCCTCGACATCGGCGCCTACACCGGGGTGTTCACCATGGCCATCCTCGCGGCGAATCCACGGACCCGTGCCCACACCTTCGAGATCATTCCGGCCGTGGTCGCCGGCATCGAGAAGAACCTCGAGCGCAACGGTTTCACCGACCGCGTCACCGTCCACCCCACCGGAGTCGGCAGCCCCGATACGTGGATGAAGGTGCCCCTCGGCGACGGCGGGTCGGCCTTGCCGTCGTTCTACTCCGCCGATATGGATTTCGACTCCGACGCCGAGGTGCGCTTCACGTCCCTCGATGACCTCCTTCCCGAACTCCTCGAGGAGAATCCCGGGTTGGACAGGGCCGTGGAGCCAGCGACGGAGTCAGGTGGCGCGTGGGCGAAGACGAGCGCGGCAGGGATGAATACCGACGTGCCCGATCACTCGCGGGTGACCGTGAAGATCGACGTCGAGGGCGGCGAGAACGAGGTCTTCGCCAATGGGCAGGAATTCCTCGACACATTCCACCCCGACATCCTCTGTGAAGTCCTCGACGACCGGGCGAGACCACGCGAACTCATGGGCCACCTCGGCGGGCACGGTTACCATTACTATCTCGTCGGCGAGGATCGGCTCTTCGCCCGGAGGACGATCCGGCCCGATCCGCAGCTGCGCGACTGGCTGTTCACGCTGAAGTCGCCAGACCAGATGCGTGCCGCCGGATACCCCGTGGACTAG
- the menC gene encoding o-succinylbenzoate synthase yields MKLKSVTLHQVSIPLVTPFETSFMRETEKDCYLVEAVFDTPKGEITGWGESVAMIAPLYSSEYVAAGIDVTRRWLAPILFDVEDLTAETVGWHLRHVIGHPMAKSALEMAVIEAQLKLNEQSFKDYLGGVVDSVPSGVSVGMQDSVEETVKVIGGYLEEGYARIKLKIKPGKDIAPVAAVRKAFGDDFGFQVDANAAYTLVDAAHLRRLDEYGLLLIEQPLGEADIRQHAELAKLMDTPMCLDESIVSAEAAADAIMLGATSVINIKPGRVGGFIEAKKIHDLAAAHGVAVWHGGMVETGLGRAANAALASLPGFTLPGDISGSNRFFHEDITEEIVMHDGKVDVPTGVGFGISIDPAKLERFRTDSVEILPGQ; encoded by the coding sequence ATGAAGTTGAAGTCAGTCACCCTCCACCAGGTCTCCATTCCCCTGGTCACCCCGTTCGAGACCTCGTTCATGCGGGAGACGGAGAAGGACTGCTACCTCGTCGAGGCCGTCTTCGACACGCCCAAGGGCGAGATCACCGGGTGGGGCGAATCCGTGGCGATGATCGCCCCGCTCTATTCTTCGGAGTACGTTGCCGCGGGCATCGACGTCACGCGTCGCTGGCTGGCTCCCATCCTCTTCGACGTCGAGGACCTCACTGCCGAGACCGTCGGCTGGCATCTGCGCCATGTCATCGGCCACCCGATGGCGAAGTCGGCCCTCGAGATGGCGGTCATCGAAGCCCAGCTCAAGCTCAATGAGCAGTCGTTCAAGGACTACCTCGGCGGGGTCGTCGACTCAGTGCCGTCGGGAGTGTCGGTGGGCATGCAGGACTCGGTCGAGGAGACCGTCAAGGTCATCGGCGGCTACCTCGAAGAGGGTTACGCCCGCATCAAGCTCAAGATCAAGCCCGGCAAGGACATCGCCCCGGTCGCCGCCGTGCGCAAGGCCTTCGGAGACGACTTCGGCTTCCAGGTCGACGCGAACGCCGCCTACACCCTCGTCGATGCCGCACACCTGCGCCGCCTCGACGAATACGGTCTCCTCCTCATCGAACAGCCCCTCGGCGAGGCAGACATCAGGCAGCATGCGGAGCTGGCGAAGCTCATGGACACCCCGATGTGCCTCGACGAATCGATCGTCTCCGCCGAGGCGGCCGCGGACGCGATCATGCTCGGAGCCACCTCGGTGATCAACATCAAACCCGGACGGGTGGGCGGCTTCATCGAGGCGAAGAAGATCCACGACCTCGCCGCCGCCCACGGTGTCGCCGTGTGGCACGGCGGGATGGTCGAGACCGGGCTGGGCCGTGCGGCCAATGCGGCCCTGGCCTCTCTGCCGGGCTTCACCCTGCCCGGCGACATCTCCGGGTCGAACCGCTTCTTCCACGAGGACATCACCGAGGAGATCGTCATGCACGATGGCAAGGTCGACGTCCCCACCGGTGTCGGCTTCGGCATCTCGATCGACCCGGCCAAGCTCGAACGCTTCCGCACGGATTCAGTGGAGATCCTGCCCGGGCAGTGA
- a CDS encoding SLC13 family permease yields the protein MTDVREALLGGKTFRSLSEQKLSPREERFERARMTSGFVLAPLVAIIFAIIPMGLTYQQHMLAAILLGVIVLWITEPVPIPIGGLIGVGAVVVLGIVPAEDAVGPFGSSTIFTFIGAFILAQAMLHHGIAQRLALTVLSLPGVGKSVYRVIIAFGLITCVLSAFVSNTATVAMLMPTALGILAVIAELMQQRGIVKKDFDPLRLRVGAALLLMLAYGASVGGLLTPVGSPPNLIGRGLIEEATGEKISFGQWMAVALPICVAMFVILAVVLFLLNKPEIRKIEGVEEYVKKELAELGPVSRAEKNTLFAFGLTVLLWLLPAFAALFTGTDSQIYDFLDSRLDEGIVAVIGAALLFILPVDWKRREPTLTWTQAAKIDWGTIILFGCGIIFGALLADTGLAETIGTGFADGMGVTSLFAITAVSVVLAILISETTSNTAAAAVIVPIVIPLCQAAGIDPFVPAMAATFAASFGFMLPVSTPQNAIVYGTGAVPITKMIRTGFSFDIAGAILIVALAPVMIGLVGLGK from the coding sequence ATGACCGACGTGCGTGAAGCCCTTCTCGGTGGCAAGACGTTCCGCAGTCTCAGCGAACAGAAGCTCTCCCCACGGGAGGAGAGGTTCGAACGCGCCCGCATGACTTCGGGCTTCGTCCTGGCGCCCCTCGTGGCGATCATCTTCGCCATCATCCCGATGGGGCTGACCTATCAGCAGCACATGCTCGCGGCGATCCTCCTCGGCGTCATCGTCCTCTGGATCACCGAACCCGTGCCGATCCCCATCGGTGGGCTCATCGGCGTCGGCGCCGTGGTCGTCCTCGGCATCGTTCCGGCAGAAGACGCGGTCGGGCCGTTCGGCTCCTCGACGATCTTCACGTTCATCGGCGCGTTCATTCTCGCCCAGGCGATGCTGCATCACGGCATCGCACAGAGGCTGGCTCTGACCGTCCTCTCGCTGCCCGGAGTCGGGAAGTCGGTCTATCGCGTGATCATCGCGTTCGGTCTGATCACCTGTGTGCTCTCGGCCTTCGTGTCGAACACGGCGACCGTGGCGATGCTCATGCCCACGGCGCTCGGCATCCTCGCCGTCATCGCCGAACTCATGCAGCAGCGCGGCATCGTCAAGAAGGACTTCGACCCGCTGCGGCTGCGGGTGGGTGCTGCCCTCCTCCTCATGCTCGCCTATGGTGCGAGCGTCGGTGGACTGCTCACGCCCGTCGGCTCTCCGCCGAACCTCATCGGCCGGGGGCTGATCGAAGAGGCCACGGGGGAGAAGATCTCCTTCGGCCAGTGGATGGCCGTGGCCCTGCCCATCTGCGTGGCGATGTTCGTCATCCTTGCGGTCGTGCTGTTCCTGCTCAACAAGCCCGAGATTCGGAAGATCGAAGGCGTCGAGGAGTACGTGAAGAAGGAACTGGCCGAACTCGGACCGGTGTCGCGCGCCGAGAAGAACACGCTCTTCGCATTCGGTCTCACCGTGCTGCTATGGCTGCTGCCGGCCTTCGCCGCACTGTTCACGGGCACCGATTCGCAGATCTATGACTTCCTCGATTCCCGCCTCGACGAAGGGATCGTCGCGGTCATCGGAGCCGCGCTGCTGTTCATCCTCCCCGTGGACTGGAAGCGTCGCGAACCCACCCTGACCTGGACGCAGGCGGCGAAGATCGACTGGGGCACGATCATCCTCTTCGGCTGCGGCATCATCTTCGGTGCGCTCCTGGCCGACACCGGTCTGGCCGAGACCATCGGCACCGGATTCGCCGACGGAATGGGCGTGACCAGCCTTTTCGCCATCACCGCGGTGTCCGTGGTGCTCGCGATCCTGATCTCGGAGACGACGTCGAACACCGCGGCTGCGGCCGTGATCGTGCCGATCGTCATCCCACTGTGTCAGGCGGCCGGAATCGACCCGTTCGTGCCGGCCATGGCCGCTACCTTCGCCGCGTCGTTCGGCTTCATGCTCCCGGTCTCCACACCGCAGAACGCGATCGTCTACGGCACCGGAGCCGTGCCGATCACGAAGATGATCCGCACCGGTTTCTCCTTCGACATCGCCGGGGCCATCCTCATCGTGGCGCTGGCGCCGGTGATGATCGGACTCGTCGGGCTGGGGAAGTAG